A stretch of the Rosa rugosa chromosome 5, drRosRugo1.1, whole genome shotgun sequence genome encodes the following:
- the LOC133712546 gene encoding cyclic nucleotide-gated ion channel 1-like isoform X1, with protein MSNQVNNVSIDLRNFDGINLLGESDKENGGQRSTSAEGPAVQEIIKARAKGMHRWNTFFIILCSFAVFVDPLFCYLNVIEEDNMCFNNDWKVLLAYVCLRIVVDVFYAVDIIIFLCGVFKKRKGKKLWACWKSRNDQKTVVPLKQAIKRYSVLLPILVAFPILEILLLSPLRDYWDPIYVIFIVAPFQYVLRIFLIYGSQRWHLMKKTAAGRWLKPLLDFLPFVLASHLFGALWYRLAVQRQIDCWKTNSKIIRGKPYENWYKFECKDSSPSNSSSFNSSLLQELCPTKDENSKVFDFGIYFYALHSNVTNSSNLSRRMSLSFWWALRNLSSFGSNLLTSMHILEIIFSMAISICGMALFLVYLNARVQESQERSNKLKLRKKKHLMKPYIDLWLSKNDLSKLTTVTKSSMDLQTTNKREKPLKTVILENIHKLEENKDIDVQNIISILPIKYKKSIMRFLCLASLKKVPMLENLNEKMLKVICEHLKPVIYIEDNYIIEEGKPLGMILFITQGIAWTYAVSNNVGAETSCGSSSNKWLNRGDYYGEELLQWAFKCPSYCDLPISTRTVISQEKVEAFALRASDLKSIVSKYWWHFTREVPQVELEQWENSAASSIQAAWRSHLARARHSNGWDKFTVQYY; from the exons ATGAGCAACCAAGTCAACAACGTATCAATTGACTTGCG AAATTTTGATGGAATCAATTTATTGGGGGAGtctgacaaagaaaatggagggCAAAGAAGCACCAGTGCAGAAGGGCCAGCAGTACAGGAAATTATCAAAGCACGAGCTAAGGGAATGCACAGGTGGAATACATTCTTCATTATTCTATGTTCATTTGCAGTCTTCGTTGATCCTTTGTTCTGCTATCTCAATGTCATTGAGGAAGACAATATGTGCTTCAATAACGACTGGAAAGTGCTGCTCGCATATGTTTGTTTGCGAATAGTCGTTGATGTCTTTTATGCTGTTGACATAATCATTTTCTTGTGCGGAGTTTTTAAGAAACGTAAGGGTAAGAAACTTTGGGCATGCTGGAAGTCAAGAAATGATCAAAAGACAGTAGTTCCTTTGAAACAAGCAATCAAAAGATACTCCGTTTTGTTACCCATTCTGGTTGCCTTTCCCATTCTAGAG ATACTTTTACTCTCTCCATTAAGGGATTACTGGGATCCTATTTATGTTATTTTCATTGTCGCCCCCTTTCAATACGTGCTACGGATCTTTCTTATCTATGGATCACAAAGGTGGCATCTTATGAAAAAGACTGCAGCAGGAAGATGGCTGAAACCTTTGTTGGATTTTCTGCCTTTTGTCCTTGCTTCTCAT CTATTTGGAGCCTTGTGGTACCGTCTTGCTGTACAAAGACAAATAGATTGTTGGAAGACAAATTCTAAAATTATTCGAGGAAAGCCATATGAaaattggtataaatttgaatgTAAAGACAGCTCGCCATCCAACAGCTCGTCATTCAACAGCTCGCTATTGCAAGAATTGTGCCCTACAAAAGATGAAAATTCAAAAGTCTTCGACTTTGGTATATATTTTTATGCTCTTCATTCTAATGTGACAAATTCATCAAATCTTTCACGAAGAATGTCACTATCTTTTTGGTGGGCGCTTCGAAATTTAAG TTCTTTTGGTTCAAACCTACTTACCAGCATGCATATCTTGGAGATCATCTTTTCAATGGCGATATCTATATGTGGCATGGCGCTATTTTTAGTATATCTTAACGCAAGAGTGCAG GAATCACAAGAACGATCAAATAAGCTTAAACTGAGGAAAAAGAAGCATTTGATGAAACCATATATAGATTTGTGGTTATCTAAAAATGATCTCTCAAAGTTGACGACAGTGACAAAGAGCTCTATGGATTTGCAGACAACGAACAAAAGGGAAAAGCCTCTTAAGACGGTGATTCTTGAAAACATACACAAacttgaagaaaacaaagatattgatgtgcaGAATATCATTTCTATTCTTCCCATAAAGTACAAAAAAAGCATCATGCGCTTTCTTTGTTTGGCTTCACTAAAGAAA GTGCCAATGCTTGAGAATTTGAATGAGAAAATGTTGAAAGTGATTTGTGAGCATCTAAAGCCAGTCATTTACATAGAAGACAACTACATTATTGAAGAGGGGAAACCACTTGGAATGATACTCTTCATCACGCAAGGCATCGCATGGACATACGCAGTTAGTAATAACGTTGGTGCAGAAACAAGCTGTGGTTCTTCAAGCAATAAATGGTTAAACCGAGGTGATTATTATGGAGAAGAGCTTTTGCAGTGGGCATTCAAATGTCCCTCTTATTGTGACTTACCCATCTCAACTAGAACTGTTATTTCCCAAGAAAAGGTCGAGGCATTTGCTCTTAGGGCTAGCGACCTAAAAAGCATTGTGTCAAAGTATTGGTGGCATTTTACTAGGGAGGTACCTCAAGTAGAGCTCGAGCAATGGGAGAATTCAGCAGCTTCTTCGATACAAGCAGCCTGGCGCAGCCATCTGGCAAGAGCTAGGCACTCAAATGGATGGGACAAATTTACAGTACAGTACTACTGA
- the LOC133712546 gene encoding cyclic nucleotide-gated ion channel 1-like isoform X2, with protein MSNQVNNVSIDLRNFDGINLLGESDKENGGQRSTSAEGPAVQEIIKARAKGMHRWNTFFIILCSFAVFVDPLFCYLNVIEEDNMCFNNDWKVLLAYVCLRIVVDVFYAVDIIIFLCGVFKKRKGKKLWACWKSRNDQKTVVPLKQAIKRYSVLLPILVAFPILEILLLSPLRDYWDPIYVIFIVAPFQYVLRIFLIYGSQRWHLMKKTAAGRWLKPLLDFLPFVLASHLFGALWYRLAVQRQIDCWKTNSKIIRGKPYENWYKFECKDSSPSNSSSFNSSLLQELCPTKDENSKVFDFGIYFYALHSNVTNSSNLSRRMSLSFWWALRNLSSFGSNLLTSMHILEIIFSMAISICGMALFLVYLNARVQTTNKREKPLKTVILENIHKLEENKDIDVQNIISILPIKYKKSIMRFLCLASLKKVPMLENLNEKMLKVICEHLKPVIYIEDNYIIEEGKPLGMILFITQGIAWTYAVSNNVGAETSCGSSSNKWLNRGDYYGEELLQWAFKCPSYCDLPISTRTVISQEKVEAFALRASDLKSIVSKYWWHFTREVPQVELEQWENSAASSIQAAWRSHLARARHSNGWDKFTVQYY; from the exons ATGAGCAACCAAGTCAACAACGTATCAATTGACTTGCG AAATTTTGATGGAATCAATTTATTGGGGGAGtctgacaaagaaaatggagggCAAAGAAGCACCAGTGCAGAAGGGCCAGCAGTACAGGAAATTATCAAAGCACGAGCTAAGGGAATGCACAGGTGGAATACATTCTTCATTATTCTATGTTCATTTGCAGTCTTCGTTGATCCTTTGTTCTGCTATCTCAATGTCATTGAGGAAGACAATATGTGCTTCAATAACGACTGGAAAGTGCTGCTCGCATATGTTTGTTTGCGAATAGTCGTTGATGTCTTTTATGCTGTTGACATAATCATTTTCTTGTGCGGAGTTTTTAAGAAACGTAAGGGTAAGAAACTTTGGGCATGCTGGAAGTCAAGAAATGATCAAAAGACAGTAGTTCCTTTGAAACAAGCAATCAAAAGATACTCCGTTTTGTTACCCATTCTGGTTGCCTTTCCCATTCTAGAG ATACTTTTACTCTCTCCATTAAGGGATTACTGGGATCCTATTTATGTTATTTTCATTGTCGCCCCCTTTCAATACGTGCTACGGATCTTTCTTATCTATGGATCACAAAGGTGGCATCTTATGAAAAAGACTGCAGCAGGAAGATGGCTGAAACCTTTGTTGGATTTTCTGCCTTTTGTCCTTGCTTCTCAT CTATTTGGAGCCTTGTGGTACCGTCTTGCTGTACAAAGACAAATAGATTGTTGGAAGACAAATTCTAAAATTATTCGAGGAAAGCCATATGAaaattggtataaatttgaatgTAAAGACAGCTCGCCATCCAACAGCTCGTCATTCAACAGCTCGCTATTGCAAGAATTGTGCCCTACAAAAGATGAAAATTCAAAAGTCTTCGACTTTGGTATATATTTTTATGCTCTTCATTCTAATGTGACAAATTCATCAAATCTTTCACGAAGAATGTCACTATCTTTTTGGTGGGCGCTTCGAAATTTAAG TTCTTTTGGTTCAAACCTACTTACCAGCATGCATATCTTGGAGATCATCTTTTCAATGGCGATATCTATATGTGGCATGGCGCTATTTTTAGTATATCTTAACGCAAGAGTGCAG ACAACGAACAAAAGGGAAAAGCCTCTTAAGACGGTGATTCTTGAAAACATACACAAacttgaagaaaacaaagatattgatgtgcaGAATATCATTTCTATTCTTCCCATAAAGTACAAAAAAAGCATCATGCGCTTTCTTTGTTTGGCTTCACTAAAGAAA GTGCCAATGCTTGAGAATTTGAATGAGAAAATGTTGAAAGTGATTTGTGAGCATCTAAAGCCAGTCATTTACATAGAAGACAACTACATTATTGAAGAGGGGAAACCACTTGGAATGATACTCTTCATCACGCAAGGCATCGCATGGACATACGCAGTTAGTAATAACGTTGGTGCAGAAACAAGCTGTGGTTCTTCAAGCAATAAATGGTTAAACCGAGGTGATTATTATGGAGAAGAGCTTTTGCAGTGGGCATTCAAATGTCCCTCTTATTGTGACTTACCCATCTCAACTAGAACTGTTATTTCCCAAGAAAAGGTCGAGGCATTTGCTCTTAGGGCTAGCGACCTAAAAAGCATTGTGTCAAAGTATTGGTGGCATTTTACTAGGGAGGTACCTCAAGTAGAGCTCGAGCAATGGGAGAATTCAGCAGCTTCTTCGATACAAGCAGCCTGGCGCAGCCATCTGGCAAGAGCTAGGCACTCAAATGGATGGGACAAATTTACAGTACAGTACTACTGA
- the LOC133709371 gene encoding protein KINKY POLLEN-like isoform X1, whose amino-acid sequence MWILLSFVCLALLIEEDEWKNELFFSFRRLGFVLEEMCAKIVIEFRRRALGTKEIYDFDRYNKDVGVAQFTTKNYVVRNCLPNAKSDICFYQHGILHLKGESMYTSFCVAYSFYTFRRGKNPLKMILC is encoded by the exons ATGTGGATCCTTCTCAGCTTTG TGTGCTTAGctttgctgattgaagaagatgaatggaaaaatgagctCTTCTTCAGCTTCAGAAG GCTTGGGTTCGTTTTGGAAGAGATGTGTGCCAAGATTGTGATTGAGTTTAGGAGACGGGCTTTGGGAACAAAAGAG ATTTATGACTTCGACCGATATAATAAGGATGTTGGTGTTGCTCAGTTTACAACAAAAAATTATGTTGTTAGAAACTGCCTCCCAAATGCCAAATCAGATATATGCTTTTATCAGCATGGAATCCTCCACCTGAAGGGGGAAAGCATGTACACTTCCTTTTGTGTTGCATACTCATTCTATA CTTTCAGGAGAGGAAAGAACCCTTTGAAGATGATATTGTGTTAG
- the LOC133709371 gene encoding protein KINKY POLLEN-like isoform X3, whose product MCLALLIEEDEWKNELFFSFRRLGFVLEEMCAKIVIEFRRRALGTKEIYDFDRYNKDVGVAQFTTKNYVVRNCLPNAKSDICFYQHGILHLKGESMYTSFCVAYSFYTFRRGKNPLKMILC is encoded by the exons A TGTGCTTAGctttgctgattgaagaagatgaatggaaaaatgagctCTTCTTCAGCTTCAGAAG GCTTGGGTTCGTTTTGGAAGAGATGTGTGCCAAGATTGTGATTGAGTTTAGGAGACGGGCTTTGGGAACAAAAGAG ATTTATGACTTCGACCGATATAATAAGGATGTTGGTGTTGCTCAGTTTACAACAAAAAATTATGTTGTTAGAAACTGCCTCCCAAATGCCAAATCAGATATATGCTTTTATCAGCATGGAATCCTCCACCTGAAGGGGGAAAGCATGTACACTTCCTTTTGTGTTGCATACTCATTCTATA CTTTCAGGAGAGGAAAGAACCCTTTGAAGATGATATTGTGTTAG
- the LOC133709371 gene encoding protein KINKY POLLEN-like isoform X4 — protein sequence MWILLSFVCLALLIEEDEWKNELFFSFRRLGFVLEEMCAKIVIEFRRRALGTKEIYDFDRYNKDVGVAQFTTKNYVVRNCLPNAKSDICFYQHGILHLKGESMYTSFCVAYSFYREERTL from the exons ATGTGGATCCTTCTCAGCTTTG TGTGCTTAGctttgctgattgaagaagatgaatggaaaaatgagctCTTCTTCAGCTTCAGAAG GCTTGGGTTCGTTTTGGAAGAGATGTGTGCCAAGATTGTGATTGAGTTTAGGAGACGGGCTTTGGGAACAAAAGAG ATTTATGACTTCGACCGATATAATAAGGATGTTGGTGTTGCTCAGTTTACAACAAAAAATTATGTTGTTAGAAACTGCCTCCCAAATGCCAAATCAGATATATGCTTTTATCAGCATGGAATCCTCCACCTGAAGGGGGAAAGCATGTACACTTCCTTTTGTGTTGCATACTCATTCTATA GAGAGGAAAGAACCCTTTGA
- the LOC133709371 gene encoding protein KINKY POLLEN-like isoform X2, whose amino-acid sequence MWILLSFVCLALLIEEDEWKNELFFSFRRLGFVLEEMCAKIVIEFRRRALGTKEIYDFDRYNKDVGVAQFTTKNYVVRNCLPNAKSDICFYQHGILHLKGESMYTSFCVAYSFYIKLSGEERTL is encoded by the exons ATGTGGATCCTTCTCAGCTTTG TGTGCTTAGctttgctgattgaagaagatgaatggaaaaatgagctCTTCTTCAGCTTCAGAAG GCTTGGGTTCGTTTTGGAAGAGATGTGTGCCAAGATTGTGATTGAGTTTAGGAGACGGGCTTTGGGAACAAAAGAG ATTTATGACTTCGACCGATATAATAAGGATGTTGGTGTTGCTCAGTTTACAACAAAAAATTATGTTGTTAGAAACTGCCTCCCAAATGCCAAATCAGATATATGCTTTTATCAGCATGGAATCCTCCACCTGAAGGGGGAAAGCATGTACACTTCCTTTTGTGTTGCATACTCATTCTATA TAAAGCTTTCAGGAGAGGAAAGAACCCTTTGA
- the LOC133709371 gene encoding protein KINKY POLLEN-like isoform X5 yields MWILLSFVCLALLIEEDEWKNELFFSFRRLGFVLEEMCAKIVIEFRRRALGTKEIYDFDRYNKDVGVAQFTTKNYVVRNCLPNAKSDICFYQHGILHLKGESMYTSFCVAYSFYT; encoded by the exons ATGTGGATCCTTCTCAGCTTTG TGTGCTTAGctttgctgattgaagaagatgaatggaaaaatgagctCTTCTTCAGCTTCAGAAG GCTTGGGTTCGTTTTGGAAGAGATGTGTGCCAAGATTGTGATTGAGTTTAGGAGACGGGCTTTGGGAACAAAAGAG ATTTATGACTTCGACCGATATAATAAGGATGTTGGTGTTGCTCAGTTTACAACAAAAAATTATGTTGTTAGAAACTGCCTCCCAAATGCCAAATCAGATATATGCTTTTATCAGCATGGAATCCTCCACCTGAAGGGGGAAAGCATGTACACTTCCTTTTGTGTTGCATACTCATTCTATA CTTAA